A genomic region of Zalophus californianus isolate mZalCal1 chromosome 11, mZalCal1.pri.v2, whole genome shotgun sequence contains the following coding sequences:
- the LOC113914023 gene encoding 40S ribosomal protein S6-like: protein MKLNISFPATGCQKLIEVDDERKLRTFYEKRMATEVAADALGEEWKGYVVRISGGNDKQGFPMKQGVLTHGRVRLLLSKGHSCYRPRRTGERKRKSVRGCIVDADLSVLNLVIVKKGEKDIPGLTDTTVPCRLGPKRASRTRKLFNLSKEDDVRQYVVRKPLNKEGKKPRTKAPKIQRLVTPRVLQHKRRRIALKKQRTKKNKEEAAEYAKLVAKRMKEAKEKRQEQIAKRRRLSSLRASTSKSESSQK from the coding sequence ATGAAGCTGAACATCTCTTTCCCAGCTACTGGCTGCCAGAAACTCATTGAAGTGGATGATGAACGCAAACTTCGTACATTTTATGAGAAGCGTATGGCCACAGAAGTTGCTGCTGATGCTCTGGGTGAAGAATGGAAGGGTTATGTGGTCCGAATCAGTGGTGGCAATGACAAACAGGGCTTCCCCATGAAGCAGGGTGTCTTGACCCATGGTCGTGTCCGCCTGCTGCTGAGTAAGGGGCATTCCTGCTATAGACCAAGGcggactggagagagaaagcgcaaaTCCGTTCGGGGTTGCATTGTGGATGCCGATCTCAGCGTTCTCAACTTGGTCATTgtaaaaaaaggggagaaggatATTCCTGGACTCACTGATACTACTGTGCCTTGTCGCCTGGGGCCCAAAAGAGCCAGCAGAACCCGCAAACTTTTCAATCTCTCTAAAGAAGATGATGTCCGCCAGTATGTTGTGAGAAAGCCCCtaaacaaagaagggaagaaacctAGAACCAAAGCGCCTAAGATTCAGCGTCTTGTTACTCCACGAGTCCTCCAGCACAAACGGCGGCGTATTGCTTTGAAGAAGCAgcgcactaagaaaaataaggaagaggctgcagaatatgctaaacttgtggccaagagaatgaaggaggccaaagaaaaacgCCAGGAACAGATTGCCAAGAGACGGAGGCTGTCCTCTCTGAGAGCCTCTACCTCTAAGTCTGAGTCcagtcaaaaatga